From the Helicobacter pylori genome, one window contains:
- a CDS encoding tumor necrosis factor alpha-inducing protein yields the protein MLQACTCPNTSQRNSFLQDVPYWMLQNRSQYLTQGVDSSHIVDGKATEEIEKIATKRATIRVAQNIVHKLKEAYLSKSNRIKQKITNEMFIQMTKPIFDSLMNVDRLGIYINPNNEEVFALVRARGFDKDALSEGLHKMSLDDQAVSILVSKVEEIFKDSINYGDVKVPIAM from the coding sequence ATGTTGCAGGCTTGTACTTGCCCAAACACTTCACAAAGGAATTCTTTTTTGCAAGATGTGCCTTATTGGATGTTGCAAAATCGCAGCCAGTATCTCACGCAAGGGGTGGATAGCTCGCACATTGTAGATGGTAAGGCAACTGAAGAGATAGAAAAAATCGCTACCAAAAGAGCGACAATAAGAGTGGCTCAAAATATCGTGCATAAACTCAAAGAGGCTTACCTTTCTAAATCCAACCGCATCAAGCAAAAGATCACTAATGAAATGTTTATCCAAATGACAAAGCCCATTTTTGACAGCTTGATGAATGTGGATCGTTTAGGGATTTATATCAATCCTAACAATGAAGAAGTGTTTGCGTTAGTGCGTGCGCGTGGTTTTGATAAGGACGCTTTAAGCGAAGGGTTGCATAAAATGTCTTTAGACGATCAAGCGGTGAGTATCCTTGTTTCTAAAGTGGAAGAAATCTTTAAAGATTCTATCAATTACGGAGATGTTAAAGTCCCTATAGCCATGTAG
- a CDS encoding transglycosylase domain-containing protein — MLKKIFYGFIVLFLIIIGLLAILIAQVWVTTDKDIAKIKDYRPSVASQILDRKGRLIANIYDKEFRFYARFEEIPPRFIESLLAVEDTLFFEHGGINLDAVMRAMIKNAKSGRYTEGGSTLTQQLVKNMVLTREKTLTRKLKEAIISIRIEKVLSKEEILERYLNQTFFGHGYYGVKTASLGYFKKPLDKLTLKEITMLVALPRAPSFYDPTKNLEFSLSRANDILRRLYSLGWISSNELKSALNEVPIVYNQTSTQNIAPYVVDEVLKQLDQLDGLKTQGYTIKLTIDLDYQRLALESLRFGHQKILEKIAKEKPKTNASNDEDEDNLNASMIVTETSTGKILALVGGIDYKKSAFNRATQAKRQFGSAIKPFVYQIAFDNGYSTTSKIPDTARNFENGNYSKNSAQNHAWHPSNYTRKFLGLVTLQEALSHSLNLATINLSDQLGFEKIYQSLSDMGFKNLPKDLSIVLGSFAISPIDAAEKYSLFSNYGTMLKPMLIESITDQQNNIKVFTPMETKKITSKEQAFLTLSALMDAVENGTGSLARIKGLEIAGKTGTPNNNVDAWFIGFTPTLQSVIWFGRDDNTPIGKGATGGVVSAPVYSYFMRNILAIEPSLKRKFDVPKGLRKEIVDKIPYYSTPNSITPTPKRTDDSEERLLF; from the coding sequence ATGCTAAAAAAGATTTTTTATGGTTTTATCGTTTTATTTTTGATTATCATAGGGTTGTTAGCCATTCTTATCGCTCAAGTTTGGGTAACTACGGATAAGGATATTGCTAAAATTAAAGATTATCGCCCCAGTGTCGCTTCACAGATTTTAGACAGAAAAGGGCGTTTGATCGCTAATATCTATGATAAGGAATTTCGTTTTTATGCGCGTTTTGAAGAAATCCCCCCACGATTTATTGAAAGCCTTTTAGCGGTAGAAGACACCCTCTTTTTTGAGCATGGGGGGATCAATTTAGACGCTGTCATGCGCGCTATGATTAAAAACGCTAAAAGCGGTCGTTACACTGAAGGGGGTAGCACCCTAACCCAACAACTCGTTAAAAACATGGTGCTTACACGAGAAAAAACATTAACCAGAAAGCTCAAAGAAGCTATCATCTCCATACGCATTGAAAAAGTCTTAAGCAAAGAAGAAATTTTAGAGCGTTATTTGAACCAAACTTTTTTTGGGCATGGGTATTATGGCGTGAAAACCGCAAGCTTAGGGTATTTTAAAAAACCCCTTGACAAACTCACGCTTAAAGAAATCACCATGTTAGTCGCCTTACCCAGAGCTCCGAGTTTTTATGACCCTACCAAAAATTTAGAATTTTCGCTCTCTAGAGCTAATGATATTTTAAGGCGGTTGTATTCTTTAGGCTGGATTTCTTCTAACGAGCTCAAATCCGCTCTCAATGAAGTGCCAATCGTTTATAACCAAACTTCCACGCAAAACATCGCCCCTTATGTCGTGGATGAAGTGTTGAAGCAATTGGATCAATTAGACGGGTTAAAAACTCAAGGCTATACCATCAAGCTCACGATAGATTTGGATTACCAACGCTTAGCGTTAGAGTCTTTGCGTTTTGGGCATCAAAAAATCTTAGAAAAAATCGCTAAAGAGAAGCCAAAAACTAACGCCTCTAATGATGAAGATGAAGACAACTTAAACGCCAGCATGATAGTTACAGAAACGAGCACCGGTAAGATTTTAGCCTTAGTGGGGGGGATTGATTATAAAAAAAGCGCTTTCAATCGCGCCACGCAAGCCAAACGGCAATTTGGGAGCGCGATCAAGCCTTTTGTGTATCAAATCGCCTTTGATAATGGCTATTCCACGACTTCCAAAATCCCTGATACCGCGCGAAATTTTGAAAATGGCAATTATAGTAAAAACAGCGCGCAAAACCACGCATGGCACCCTAGCAATTATACTCGCAAATTTTTAGGGCTTGTAACCTTGCAAGAAGCCTTGAGCCATTCGTTAAATCTGGCTACGATTAATTTAAGCGATCAGCTTGGCTTTGAAAAAATTTATCAATCTTTAAGCGATATGGGGTTTAAAAACCTCCCTAAAGATTTGTCTATTGTGTTAGGGAGCTTTGCTATCTCACCGATTGATGCGGCTGAAAAGTATTCTCTATTTTCTAATTACGGCACCATGCTCAAACCCATGCTCATTGAAAGCATCACCGATCAGCAAAACAATATCAAAGTTTTCACGCCTATGGAAACCAAAAAGATCACTTCCAAAGAACAAGCTTTTTTAACCCTTTCAGCGCTGATGGATGCGGTAGAAAACGGCACAGGGAGTTTGGCTCGCATTAAAGGTTTAGAAATTGCCGGTAAAACGGGGACTCCTAACAATAATGTGGATGCTTGGTTCATTGGCTTTACCCCCACCTTACAAAGCGTGATCTGGTTTGGGAGAGACGATAACACGCCTATTGGCAAAGGAGCGACAGGGGGCGTTGTGAGTGCGCCTGTGTATTCGTATTTCATGCGTAACATTTTAGCGATTGAACCTTCTTTAAAAAGAAAGTTTGATGTCCCCAAAGGCTTGCGTAAAGAAATCGTGGATAAAATCCCCTACTACTCAACCCCTAATTCCATCACCCCCACCCCAAAAAGAACAGATGATAGCGAAGAACGCTTGTTGTTCTAA
- a CDS encoding aminotransferase class I/II-fold pyridoxal phosphate-dependent enzyme translates to MFSKSLEALHHVKRYRKRELFDPLLKDYASNDYLGLSVKKDLLQNAFDKLQSFDCHSPKASMLVNGYHPLHAELEERLADLLEFESVLLVGSGFLGNLALIDTLLVKNALLFMDAHYHASGIFSAKAKPNQVVFFSHNDAKDLKQKLFNAPKNKLKFIAIEGVYSMDASVAPYDFYEIIQEIPNAFLIVDEAHSFGTIGENLLGFLEYYRIKEKDKIIKLSTFSKALASYGACVLAPLQVIEFLTNRAKSVIYTTALSLLDTALTLAHLEYFIAQKQELKKELHKHQQIIFETLGVRTLAGFFTLEFENNPALLNAQYFLKEKGFLVGAIRPPTVSKPLLRVSLSLKNSLEDTKELANALLDYSKIQSSFKSG, encoded by the coding sequence ATGTTTTCTAAATCCTTAGAAGCCTTACACCATGTTAAACGATACCGCAAAAGAGAGTTGTTTGACCCTTTATTAAAGGATTACGCTTCTAACGATTATTTGGGTTTGAGCGTTAAAAAAGATTTGCTTCAAAACGCCTTTGATAAGCTCCAATCCTTTGATTGCCACTCCCCCAAGGCTTCCATGCTAGTGAATGGCTACCACCCTTTGCATGCAGAATTAGAAGAACGATTAGCGGATTTGTTAGAATTTGAAAGCGTTCTTTTAGTGGGGAGTGGTTTTTTGGGTAATCTGGCTTTAATAGACACCCTTTTAGTCAAAAACGCCCTCTTATTCATGGACGCACACTACCATGCGAGCGGGATTTTTAGCGCCAAAGCTAAACCTAATCAAGTGGTTTTTTTCTCGCACAATGACGCTAAGGATTTAAAACAAAAACTCTTTAACGCTCCTAAAAACAAGCTCAAATTTATAGCCATTGAGGGGGTTTATTCTATGGATGCGAGCGTCGCTCCTTATGATTTTTATGAAATCATTCAAGAGATTCCTAACGCTTTTTTAATCGTAGATGAAGCCCATAGTTTTGGGACTATCGGCGAGAATTTATTGGGTTTTTTAGAATATTATCGCATCAAAGAAAAAGACAAAATCATTAAGCTCAGCACTTTTTCTAAAGCCCTTGCGAGCTATGGGGCGTGTGTTTTAGCCCCCTTACAAGTCATAGAGTTTTTAACTAATCGCGCTAAAAGCGTGATTTATACCACCGCTTTAAGCCTGTTAGACACCGCTTTAACTTTGGCCCATTTAGAATACTTTATCGCGCAAAAACAGGAATTAAAAAAAGAGCTTCACAAACACCAACAGATTATTTTTGAAACTTTAGGCGTTAGAACGCTCGCAGGATTTTTTACTTTAGAGTTTGAAAACAATCCCGCCCTTTTAAACGCCCAATATTTTTTGAAAGAAAAGGGGTTTTTAGTGGGAGCTATCCGCCCCCCTACGGTTTCTAAACCCCTTTTACGAGTCTCTTTGTCCCTCAAAAACAGCTTAGAAGACACTAAAGAGCTTGCAAACGCCCTTTTAGATTATTCTAAAATACAATCTTCTTTTAAGAGTGGTTAA
- the tlpD gene encoding chemotaxis chemoreceptor TlpD, producing MFGNKQLQLQISQKDSEIAELKKEVNLYQSLLNLCLHEGFVGIKNNKVVFKSGNLAGLSNLEEQSVHFKENAESVNLQGVSYSLKSQNIDGVQYFSLAKKTGCVGEYHKNDLFKTFCASLKEGLENAQESMQYFHQETGLLLNAAKNGEEHSNEGLITVNKTGQDIESLYEKMQNATSLADSLNQRSNEITQVISLIDDIAEQTNLLALNAAIEAARAGEHGRGFAVVADEVRKLAEKTQKATKEIAVVVKSMQQEANDIQTNTHDINSIVGSIKGDVEELKSTVKNNMIVAQAAKYTIYNINNRVFCGLAKLDHVVFKNNLYGMVFGLNSFDITSHKNCRLGKWYYEGAGKENFANTSGYRALESHHASVHAEANDLVKAVQEDHITDSKYLEHKVHLMEDSAKHVKENIDKMFYEKQDELNKIIEKIQKGE from the coding sequence ATGTTTGGGAATAAGCAGTTGCAACTTCAAATCAGTCAAAAAGATTCTGAGATTGCGGAGTTAAAAAAAGAAGTCAATCTCTATCAAAGCCTTTTAAATTTGTGCTTGCATGAGGGTTTTGTAGGTATTAAAAACAATAAAGTCGTTTTTAAAAGCGGGAATCTTGCAGGCTTAAGCAATCTAGAAGAACAAAGCGTTCATTTTAAAGAAAATGCAGAGAGCGTTAATTTACAAGGCGTTTCTTATTCTTTGAAAAGCCAAAATATTGATGGCGTGCAGTATTTTTCATTGGCTAAAAAAACAGGTTGTGTGGGGGAATACCATAAAAATGATTTGTTTAAGACTTTTTGCGCGAGCTTAAAAGAGGGCTTAGAGAACGCGCAAGAAAGCATGCAGTATTTCCATCAAGAAACAGGCTTGCTCTTGAATGCGGCTAAAAATGGCGAAGAACATTCTAATGAAGGATTAATAACCGTTAATAAAACGGGTCAAGACATTGAATCGCTTTATGAAAAGATGCAAAACGCCACTTCGTTAGCGGACTCCCTCAACCAACGGAGCAATGAAATCACTCAAGTCATTTCTTTGATTGATGATATTGCAGAACAAACCAATCTCTTAGCCCTAAACGCCGCCATTGAAGCCGCACGAGCGGGTGAACATGGGAGAGGGTTTGCGGTGGTGGCTGATGAGGTGAGAAAGCTCGCTGAAAAAACCCAAAAAGCCACTAAAGAAATCGCTGTCGTGGTTAAAAGCATGCAACAAGAAGCGAACGATATTCAAACCAACACCCACGATATTAATTCTATTGTAGGCTCTATTAAGGGTGATGTAGAAGAGCTTAAATCCACCGTAAAAAATAACATGATTGTCGCGCAAGCGGCAAAATACACCATCTACAATATCAATAACCGGGTGTTTTGCGGTCTAGCCAAACTCGATCATGTGGTCTTTAAAAACAACCTTTATGGCATGGTCTTTGGCCTCAATTCCTTTGATATTACCAGCCATAAGAATTGCCGTTTAGGCAAATGGTATTATGAGGGCGCGGGTAAAGAAAACTTTGCTAACACTTCAGGCTATAGAGCTTTAGAAAGCCACCATGCGAGCGTGCATGCTGAAGCTAATGATTTGGTTAAAGCCGTTCAAGAAGATCACATTACCGATTCAAAATACCTAGAACATAAAGTGCATTTAATGGAAGATAGTGCTAAACATGTCAAAGAAAATATTGATAAGATGTTTTACGAAAAACAAGATGAACTCAATAAAATCATTGAAAAAATTCAAAAAGGCGAATGA
- a CDS encoding ATP-binding cassette domain-containing protein has product MDTIKNIPLRTFVLLYKSSPKYVVLASVIVLLIGILPSINILVTIRLIDVVANILQNHTHFEYRLLLSTLLLWGALLFFAHVFLGILSSLQTIIAEQFSTNIITRLAIKLTKVKNLNFFENKDHTIKLNAIHNGLYIRPLNYVSNLFFNLQRIIGLISLFGILFSISIYLPFIMIFATVPCMFITNHIAKKHSASIDKLQDQKESMQNYLYSGLDIQKNKDNLLFSFVFNFYHKFIENKELYINHFVKIAQKNLMLTIYTDILTTILSVALFFLMVFIILSKSIGVGAIAGYIQAFSYTEQQLQDLSFYGKWFFTINKYFENYFYILDYKTPKPESQIRLEEKIHSITFENISFSYSNSKPIFENFNLSLSTNKIYALVGRNASGKSTLINLLLGFYTPNSGQIIINNKYPLQDLELNSYHQQMSAIFQDFSLYAGYSIDDNLFMQNNITKEQLKQKREILKSFDENFQNCLNDCNNTLFGAQYNGVDFSLGQKQRIATMRAFLKPSNCIVLDEPSSAIDPIMKKEFLDFIFKKSQSKMALIITHRMNSVKQADEIIVLDQGKLIEQGNFETLMKKQGLFYELFLKQQY; this is encoded by the coding sequence ATGGATACCATAAAAAACATTCCATTAAGGACTTTTGTTTTACTCTATAAAAGCTCACCAAAATATGTTGTATTGGCGTCAGTTATAGTGCTATTGATTGGTATTCTCCCATCAATAAATATTCTTGTTACAATAAGATTGATTGATGTTGTGGCAAATATATTACAAAATCATACACACTTTGAATATAGATTACTTTTATCCACTTTGCTACTGTGGGGAGCGTTATTGTTTTTTGCTCATGTATTCTTGGGAATTTTATCAAGCCTACAAACCATTATTGCCGAACAATTTTCTACAAACATCATCACACGACTTGCTATTAAACTCACAAAAGTTAAAAATCTAAATTTTTTTGAAAACAAAGATCACACTATTAAGCTTAACGCCATCCATAACGGTCTATACATCCGTCCACTAAATTATGTCAGTAATCTATTTTTTAACTTGCAACGCATTATAGGGCTTATTAGTCTATTTGGTATATTATTTTCTATTAGTATTTATCTACCCTTTATAATGATTTTTGCAACAGTTCCTTGCATGTTTATCACTAATCATATAGCAAAAAAACATAGCGCTTCCATAGATAAACTTCAAGACCAAAAAGAGAGCATGCAAAATTACCTATACTCTGGACTAGATATCCAAAAGAATAAAGACAACCTATTATTTAGTTTTGTATTCAATTTCTATCATAAATTTATTGAAAACAAAGAATTATATATCAACCATTTTGTGAAAATCGCCCAAAAAAACTTAATGCTTACCATATATACTGATATTTTAACAACCATTCTAAGTGTCGCATTATTCTTCTTAATGGTTTTTATTATCCTTTCAAAATCCATTGGTGTGGGGGCAATTGCTGGATATATCCAAGCGTTTAGCTACACTGAGCAGCAACTACAAGATTTATCGTTTTATGGAAAGTGGTTTTTTACTATCAATAAATATTTTGAAAATTATTTTTATATATTAGATTACAAAACACCAAAACCAGAATCACAAATCAGATTAGAAGAAAAAATCCATAGTATTACATTTGAAAACATTAGTTTTTCTTATTCTAATTCAAAACCTATTTTTGAAAATTTTAATCTTTCTTTAAGCACTAACAAAATTTATGCATTAGTCGGTAGGAATGCTAGCGGAAAAAGCACGCTGATTAATTTATTGTTAGGTTTTTATACCCCAAATTCAGGTCAAATTATCATTAATAACAAATACCCATTGCAAGACTTGGAACTAAATAGCTATCATCAACAAATGAGCGCCATATTTCAAGATTTTTCTCTTTATGCTGGGTATAGCATTGATGATAATCTTTTTATGCAAAACAATATCACTAAAGAGCAATTAAAGCAAAAAAGAGAAATACTAAAATCTTTTGATGAGAATTTTCAAAATTGTCTTAATGATTGCAACAACACACTATTTGGAGCGCAATATAATGGGGTAGATTTTTCTTTAGGTCAAAAGCAACGCATAGCTACCATGAGAGCCTTTTTAAAACCAAGTAATTGCATTGTTTTAGATGAGCCAAGCAGCGCCATCGATCCCATTATGAAAAAAGAGTTTTTAGATTTTATTTTTAAAAAATCGCAATCTAAGATGGCTTTAATTATTACACACCGCATGAATAGTGTCAAGCAAGCTGATGAAATTATCGTGTTAGATCAAGGCAAACTAATAGAACAGGGCAACTTTGAAACCCTTATGAAAAAACAGGGATTATTTTACGAATTGTTTTTGAAACAACAATACTAG
- a CDS encoding flagellin A: MAFQVNTNINAMNAHVQSALTQNALKTSLERLSSGLRINKAADDASGMTVADSLRSQASSLGQAIANTNDGMGIIQVADKAMDEQLKILDTVKVKATQAAQDGQTTESRKAIQSDIVRLIQGLDNIGNTTTYNGQALLSGQFTNKEFQVGAYSNQSIKASIGSTTSDKIGQVRIATGALITASGDISLTFKQVDGVNDVTLESVKVSSSAGTGIGVLAEVINKNSNRTGVKAYASVITTSDVAVQSGSLSNLTLNGIHLGNIADIKKNDSDGRLVAAINAVTSETGVEAYTDQKGRLNLRSIDGRGIEIKTDSVSNGPSALTMVNGGQDLTKGSTNYGRLSLTRLDAKSINVVSASDSQHLGFTAIGFGESQVAETTVNLRDVTGNFNANVKSASGANYNAVIASGNQSLGSGVTTLRGAMVVIDIAESAMKMLDKVRSDLGSVQNQMISTVNNISITQVNVKAAESQIRDVDFAEESANFNKNNILAQSGSYAMSQANTVQQNILRLLT, translated from the coding sequence ATGGCTTTTCAGGTCAATACAAATATCAATGCGATGAATGCGCATGTGCAATCCGCACTCACTCAAAACGCGCTTAAAACTTCATTGGAGCGATTGAGTTCAGGTTTAAGGATTAATAAAGCGGCTGATGACGCATCAGGCATGACGGTGGCGGATTCTTTGCGTTCACAAGCGAGCAGTTTGGGTCAAGCGATTGCCAACACGAATGACGGCATGGGGATTATCCAGGTTGCGGATAAGGCTATGGATGAGCAGTTAAAGATCTTAGACACCGTTAAGGTTAAAGCGACTCAAGCGGCTCAAGATGGGCAAACTACGGAATCTCGTAAAGCGATTCAATCTGACATCGTTCGTTTGATTCAAGGTTTGGATAATATCGGTAACACAACTACTTATAACGGGCAAGCGTTATTGTCTGGTCAATTCACTAACAAAGAATTCCAAGTAGGGGCTTATTCTAACCAAAGCATTAAGGCTTCTATCGGCTCTACCACTTCCGATAAAATCGGTCAGGTTCGTATCGCTACAGGTGCGTTAATCACGGCTTCTGGGGATATTAGCTTGACTTTTAAACAAGTGGATGGCGTGAATGATGTGACTTTAGAGAGCGTAAAAGTTTCTAGTTCAGCAGGCACAGGGATTGGCGTGTTAGCGGAAGTGATCAATAAAAACTCTAACCGAACAGGGGTTAAAGCTTATGCGAGCGTTATCACCACGAGCGATGTGGCGGTCCAGTCAGGAAGTTTGAGTAATTTAACCTTAAATGGGATTCATTTGGGTAATATCGCAGATATTAAGAAAAACGACTCAGACGGAAGGTTAGTCGCAGCGATCAATGCGGTCACTTCAGAAACCGGTGTGGAAGCTTATACGGATCAAAAAGGGCGCTTGAATTTGCGCAGTATAGATGGCCGTGGGATTGAAATCAAAACCGATAGCGTCAGTAATGGGCCTAGTGCTTTAACGATGGTCAATGGCGGTCAGGATTTAACAAAAGGCTCTACTAACTACGGAAGGCTTTCTCTCACACGCTTAGACGCTAAGAGCATCAATGTCGTTTCGGCTTCTGACTCACAGCATTTAGGCTTCACAGCGATTGGTTTTGGGGAATCTCAAGTGGCAGAAACCACGGTGAATTTGCGCGATGTTACTGGGAATTTTAACGCTAATGTCAAATCAGCCAGTGGCGCGAACTATAACGCCGTGATCGCTAGCGGTAACCAAAGCTTGGGATCTGGGGTTACAACCTTAAGAGGTGCGATGGTGGTGATTGACATTGCCGAATCAGCGATGAAAATGTTGGATAAAGTCCGCTCTGATTTAGGTTCTGTGCAAAATCAAATGATTAGCACCGTGAATAACATCAGCATCACTCAAGTGAATGTTAAAGCGGCTGAATCTCAAATTAGGGATGTGGATTTCGCTGAAGAGAGTGCGAATTTCAACAAAAACAACATTTTGGCGCAATCAGGCAGCTATGCGATGAGTCAAGCTAACACCGTTCAACAAAATATCTTAAGGCTTTTAACTTAG
- a CDS encoding 3-methyladenine DNA glycosylase, translating to MLDSFEILKALKSLDLLKNAPAWWWPNALKFEALLGAVLTQNTKFEAVLKSLENLKNARILENDDETNLKKIASIEFSKLAECVRPSGFYNQKAKRLIVLSKNILKDFQSFEKFKQEATREWLLDQKGIGKESADAILCYACAKEVMVVDKYTYLFLKKLGIEIEDYDELQHFFEKGVQENLNAALALYENTIPLAQLYARFHGKIVEFSKQKLELKL from the coding sequence GTGTTGGATAGTTTTGAAATTTTAAAGGCTTTAAAGAGCTTGGATTTATTGAAAAACGCCCCCGCTTGGTGGTGGCCTAACGCTTTGAAATTTGAAGCTTTATTAGGAGCGGTTTTGACGCAAAACACTAAATTTGAAGCCGTTTTGAAATCTTTAGAAAATTTAAAAAACGCTCGCATTTTAGAAAATGACGATGAAACCAATCTTAAAAAAATCGCTTCTATAGAGTTTTCAAAGCTTGCAGAGTGTGTTCGCCCTAGCGGGTTTTATAACCAAAAAGCCAAACGACTGATTGTTTTGAGTAAGAATATTTTAAAAGACTTTCAAAGTTTTGAAAAATTTAAACAAGAAGCGACTAGGGAGTGGCTTTTAGACCAAAAAGGCATTGGCAAAGAAAGCGCGGATGCGATTTTATGCTATGCGTGCGCTAAAGAAGTGATGGTGGTGGATAAATACACCTATCTTTTTTTAAAAAAATTAGGCATAGAGATAGAAGATTATGACGAATTACAACATTTTTTTGAAAAAGGCGTTCAAGAGAATTTAAATGCCGCCTTAGCGCTTTATGAAAACACCATTCCTTTAGCGCAACTTTATGCGAGATTCCATGGAAAGATCGTGGAATTTTCCAAACAAAAATTGGAATTGAAGCTTTGA